One window of Robiginitalea biformata HTCC2501 genomic DNA carries:
- a CDS encoding sensor histidine kinase translates to MTFRSYAAFLLLRTFLLAASLAVCIYGWLKPHTYLALGGALVSLWALNSLYRSVVRRFREMDDFFEAVKYRDFSRWFSEKHGSLEIRKLHRGFNLVNKTFKDINQEREVQFRYLQKILEMVEVGIIAFNLETGQVLWVNEYLLRLLDIPSFKRISFIAKRLPQAYEELFETYHATTASVELPIRQDSVRVLIADTVFQVGEDSYKLVVLQNIEETLNRNESDAWKKLLSVMTHEIMNSIAPISSLSGTLQDHIQTAMDDPEKPLELEDLSAGIHSIQRRSEGLMKFARTYRSLHKVTQLNRTTIGSAELFENIRILLEPSLKQRQVDLIFSSPQPDLRLDIDTYLIEQVLINLVINAMDACENRPGSSVRVVARKNEQGQGTIRVIDNGKGIPEEIRETVFVPFFSTKATGSGIGLSLCKQIMTLHRGKVRLRSQVDTGTEIRLIFP, encoded by the coding sequence ATGACCTTTAGGAGCTATGCGGCATTCCTTCTGCTGCGGACATTCCTGCTCGCGGCATCCCTGGCCGTGTGCATATACGGGTGGCTGAAGCCGCATACCTACCTGGCCTTAGGGGGCGCCCTGGTATCCCTGTGGGCATTGAATTCCCTCTACCGGAGCGTTGTGCGCCGTTTCCGCGAAATGGACGATTTCTTTGAAGCGGTAAAATACCGGGATTTTTCCCGTTGGTTCAGCGAGAAACACGGCTCCCTCGAAATCCGGAAGTTGCACCGCGGCTTCAACCTGGTCAACAAGACCTTTAAGGATATCAACCAGGAACGGGAGGTGCAATTCCGCTACCTGCAGAAAATACTGGAGATGGTGGAAGTAGGTATCATCGCCTTCAACCTGGAGACTGGCCAGGTGCTTTGGGTAAACGAATATCTCCTGAGGCTCCTGGATATCCCATCGTTCAAACGGATTAGCTTTATCGCCAAACGGCTCCCGCAGGCCTACGAAGAATTGTTTGAAACCTACCACGCCACCACGGCTTCCGTTGAATTGCCAATCCGGCAGGACTCCGTCCGCGTGCTCATTGCCGATACGGTTTTCCAGGTGGGGGAGGACTCCTACAAACTCGTGGTGCTCCAAAATATCGAGGAGACCCTGAACCGGAACGAAAGCGATGCCTGGAAAAAGCTGCTGAGTGTGATGACCCATGAAATTATGAACAGCATTGCACCCATCAGCTCTTTGTCGGGAACGCTTCAGGACCATATACAGACGGCCATGGACGACCCGGAAAAACCTTTGGAACTGGAAGACCTCAGTGCGGGTATCCATAGTATCCAGAGACGCAGCGAGGGCCTGATGAAGTTTGCCAGGACCTACCGCAGCCTGCACAAGGTCACTCAATTGAACCGGACTACCATCGGCAGCGCGGAACTCTTTGAGAATATCCGCATCCTGCTGGAGCCGTCTTTGAAACAGCGGCAGGTAGACCTGATATTTTCCTCCCCCCAGCCGGACTTGCGCCTGGATATAGATACCTACCTGATCGAACAGGTGCTGATTAACCTGGTCATCAATGCCATGGATGCCTGCGAGAACCGGCCCGGCTCCTCGGTGCGGGTGGTGGCTCGTAAAAATGAACAGGGGCAGGGGACCATCCGTGTAATCGACAACGGAAAGGGCATTCCGGAGGAAATCCGGGAGACTGTCTTTGTGCCGTTCTTCAGTACCAAGGCCACGGGAAGCGGCATTGGACTGAGCCTCTGCAAACAGATTATGACGCTCCACCGCGGCAAAGTCCGCCTGCGGAGCCAGGTGGATACCGGGACGGAGATCCGGCTGATCTTCCCCTGA
- a CDS encoding sigma-54-dependent transcriptional regulator, producing MSLKNAHILVIDDDEDVLIALRLLLKSKVARVVTARNPNQIDHLMSGQSFDVVILDMNFNGLVHTGNEGLYWLGKVREKDPGASVILITAYGDIDLAIRSLKKGASDFLVKPWQNEKLLEAVREAAGKKGRKAKPPRAGGNTQIVGQSAPMEDVFTKVGKVAPTDANILILGENGTGKDLVARAIHENSMRRKGPFVKVDVGALTDSLFESELFGYRKGAFTDAREDRPGRFEAAQGGTLFLDEIGNISLRQQARLLTVLQNRQVTPLGSNEPIPVDIRLVCATNKGLEELADEATFRRDLIYRINTVDILIPPLRERGGDRRLLARHFADAYAEKYGKGPFRFEPEFLRKLDAHTFPGNVRELQYALERAVIMAEGDELRAEDLVFSAMEKEGGARDVPKTTNLEALEKQTILSVIEKNNGNISKSARELGLTRTALYRRLEKYDL from the coding sequence ATGTCGCTCAAGAACGCACATATTCTGGTCATCGACGACGATGAAGACGTCCTGATTGCGCTCCGGTTGTTGCTGAAATCGAAGGTGGCCCGGGTGGTAACCGCCCGGAACCCAAACCAGATAGACCACCTGATGTCCGGCCAATCCTTCGATGTCGTGATCCTGGATATGAATTTTAACGGCCTGGTCCATACGGGGAACGAAGGGCTTTACTGGCTCGGGAAGGTGCGGGAAAAGGACCCCGGGGCCTCGGTAATCCTCATTACGGCCTATGGGGATATCGACCTGGCCATCCGGTCTTTGAAAAAAGGGGCCTCGGATTTCCTGGTCAAACCCTGGCAGAACGAGAAACTGCTGGAGGCCGTACGGGAGGCAGCGGGCAAGAAGGGGAGGAAGGCGAAGCCGCCCAGGGCAGGGGGCAATACACAGATTGTGGGGCAGAGCGCCCCGATGGAGGATGTGTTTACGAAAGTGGGGAAGGTAGCGCCCACCGATGCAAATATTCTGATCCTGGGGGAAAACGGAACCGGAAAAGACCTGGTGGCCCGGGCCATTCACGAAAATTCAATGCGCCGGAAAGGGCCGTTTGTCAAGGTGGATGTAGGGGCCCTGACCGATTCCCTGTTCGAAAGCGAGCTCTTCGGGTATCGGAAAGGCGCCTTTACCGATGCGCGGGAAGATCGCCCGGGTCGATTTGAGGCCGCCCAGGGTGGGACGCTGTTCCTGGACGAAATCGGGAATATCAGCCTGCGGCAACAAGCCCGCCTGCTGACGGTCCTGCAGAACCGGCAGGTAACTCCTTTGGGAAGCAACGAACCGATTCCCGTCGATATCCGCCTGGTATGCGCCACCAACAAGGGCCTGGAGGAACTGGCGGATGAAGCCACCTTCCGCCGCGACCTGATCTACCGGATCAACACGGTGGATATCCTGATCCCTCCCCTGCGGGAACGCGGGGGAGACCGCCGGTTGCTCGCCCGCCATTTTGCGGACGCGTATGCCGAGAAATACGGTAAAGGACCGTTTCGCTTCGAACCCGAATTCCTTCGAAAGCTGGACGCCCATACCTTCCCGGGAAATGTCCGGGAATTGCAGTACGCTCTGGAGCGTGCCGTGATTATGGCCGAGGGAGACGAATTGCGGGCGGAGGACCTGGTTTTTTCAGCCATGGAAAAAGAGGGCGGGGCCCGGGATGTCCCGAAAACCACCAACCTGGAAGCCCTGGAGAAGCAAACGATACTCAGCGTAATCGAGAAGAATAACGGAAATATTTCCAAATCGGCCCGGGAGCTGGGACTTACCCGCACCGCCCTGTATCGCAGACTCGAAAAGTATGACCTTTAG
- a CDS encoding efflux RND transporter periplasmic adaptor subunit — translation MDIPIEKKRFDSRKIAYIAGGILLIALITYVVIATSGGAKLNVQTERISISTVQRGAFQENIPVNGVVLPITTIYLDALEGGRVEEKFVEDGAMMQQGEPILRLSNTDLELSLVNQETQVYNLLTQMQISQNAARQNTINRLNQYTDVENSLIEARRLYELNKRLYEKDAIGRQELIIAENDYKYQKERMELAEEILRQDSLSVSQEERQIANSYARTQNALELMRRKVADLVVRAPIDGQLTSLDAEIGQSKVKGERLGQIDVLSGFKVRADIDEHYISRIYTGQRGSFSFNGERHVLEIKKVYTQVTNGRFQVDMEFAGEAPEGIRRGQSLQIRLALSEEKEALLIPKGGFFQKTGGNWIFKVSEGGGTAYRTDITLGSQNTEYYEVLSGLQPGDRVVTSSYDNYGDIQELVLED, via the coding sequence ATGGACATCCCAATTGAAAAGAAACGATTCGACTCCCGGAAAATCGCCTATATCGCCGGTGGCATTCTGCTGATCGCCCTGATTACCTACGTGGTTATCGCCACCAGCGGCGGCGCCAAGCTCAACGTGCAGACCGAACGGATTTCCATCAGTACGGTCCAGCGCGGCGCCTTTCAGGAAAACATCCCGGTGAACGGGGTGGTCCTGCCCATCACGACCATCTACCTGGACGCATTGGAAGGCGGCCGGGTGGAAGAGAAATTCGTGGAAGACGGGGCGATGATGCAGCAGGGCGAGCCCATCCTTCGGCTCTCGAACACCGACCTGGAACTCAGCCTGGTCAACCAGGAAACCCAGGTATATAACCTGCTCACCCAAATGCAGATTTCACAAAACGCCGCCAGGCAGAATACCATCAACAGGCTCAACCAGTATACCGATGTGGAAAACAGCCTGATTGAGGCGCGCCGGCTTTACGAGCTCAATAAGAGGCTGTATGAAAAAGACGCCATCGGACGGCAGGAGCTCATCATCGCCGAAAACGATTACAAATACCAGAAGGAGCGGATGGAACTGGCGGAGGAAATCCTCCGGCAGGATTCCCTTTCCGTCAGCCAGGAGGAACGGCAAATAGCCAATTCCTATGCGCGCACCCAAAACGCCCTGGAGCTCATGCGGCGCAAGGTGGCAGACCTGGTGGTCCGGGCCCCTATTGACGGGCAGCTGACCTCCCTGGATGCGGAAATCGGGCAATCCAAGGTCAAAGGGGAGCGCCTCGGACAAATCGACGTATTGAGCGGGTTCAAGGTACGCGCGGATATCGACGAGCACTATATATCCCGGATCTACACGGGCCAACGCGGGAGTTTCTCATTTAACGGGGAGCGCCATGTGCTGGAAATCAAGAAGGTATACACCCAGGTAACCAACGGGCGCTTCCAGGTGGATATGGAGTTTGCCGGGGAGGCGCCGGAAGGGATCCGCCGCGGGCAGTCCCTGCAGATCCGCCTGGCACTTAGCGAGGAGAAGGAGGCCCTGTTGATTCCCAAAGGCGGGTTTTTCCAGAAAACCGGGGGCAACTGGATATTCAAGGTGAGCGAGGGGGGCGGGACCGCCTACCGCACGGATATCACCCTGGGATCCCAGAATACGGAATATTACGAAGTGCTGAGCGGGCTCCAGCCGGGCGACCGGGTGGTCACGAGCAGTTACGACAACTATGGCGACATCCAGGAACTGGTCCTCGAGGACTGA
- a CDS encoding ABC transporter ATP-binding protein: MIKVEELEKFYSTEEVRTIALNRLSFEVKEGEFVAVMGPSGCGKSTLLNILGLLDDPDGGSFQFNGIEVSGFNERKRANLRKHNIGFVFQSFNLIDELTVFENVELPLIYTGVKAADRKARVEQVLEKMQIMHRRRHFPQQLSGGQQQRVAVARAVVNNPKLILADEPTGNLDSSNGNEVMDLLTELNEQGTTIIMVTHSEHDAKYSHRIIRMLDGQKVTENVLATY; the protein is encoded by the coding sequence ATGATCAAAGTTGAAGAATTAGAGAAATTTTACAGTACCGAGGAGGTACGGACCATCGCCCTGAACAGACTGTCGTTTGAGGTGAAGGAAGGCGAATTCGTAGCCGTCATGGGCCCCTCGGGCTGTGGCAAGTCTACCCTGCTGAACATCCTGGGCCTGCTGGACGACCCGGACGGGGGGAGCTTCCAGTTCAACGGGATTGAGGTATCCGGGTTTAACGAACGCAAACGGGCCAACCTGCGCAAACACAATATCGGCTTCGTCTTCCAGAGTTTTAACCTGATCGACGAACTTACCGTCTTTGAAAACGTGGAACTGCCGCTGATCTATACGGGAGTGAAGGCCGCCGACCGGAAAGCGCGCGTGGAACAGGTGCTGGAAAAGATGCAGATCATGCATCGTCGGCGCCATTTCCCCCAGCAGCTCTCAGGCGGGCAGCAGCAGCGCGTGGCCGTGGCCCGGGCCGTGGTGAACAACCCGAAGCTCATCCTTGCGGATGAGCCCACCGGGAACCTGGACAGTTCCAACGGGAACGAGGTGATGGACCTGCTCACGGAGCTCAACGAGCAAGGCACCACCATTATCATGGTCACCCACAGCGAGCACGACGCCAAGTACAGCCACCGGATTATCCGGATGCTGGACGGGCAGAAGGTGACCGAAAATGTACTGGCAACCTATTGA
- a CDS encoding ABC transporter permease, which yields MLRNYFKIAWRNLWKNKVYSGINIIGLAAGMAVTLLIGLWVTDELDYNSHFPNRDRIAQFYQTQTFNGKQGTGSAIPRPLEFAIRESYNQYFEHIVMSSWQIPYYLEVGDKKISREGNAMQEGAVDMLSLEILQGDPAGLKEPSSIMLSESAATALFGDQDPVGQILRLNSEHDMQVTAVYRDIPNNTNFGDMDYLIPWKFYAESQAWIRNAMDSWGNNSFQLFVQLKEGIDMADASEGIRNAKYDRVTDEGRTFNPQLMLLPMTDWYLRGQFENGVQSGGRIEYVWLFAWIGLFVLILACINFMNLSTARSEKRAREVGIRKSIGSSRGQIIRQFLGESLLTSAIAFVLAVAIVLISLGGFNQLTAKEISFPWGNSLFWTSSLAFIILTALLAGSYPALYLSSFQPVKVLKGTFRAGRFSALPRKILVVTQFTISVALIIGTLVIMKQIHHAKNRPMGYNTSGLIQIPVMSQDFSGKYDLMRNEFKTSGAVVEMSASSSPTTSVWSNRSGFTWEGKDPGFQEDFAWVAITPEYASSMGLKITRGRDLSRDFATDSLGVLLNETAVEYMGVQDPIGMLIRDDDDEDPDPPLTVVGVVEDMIMQSPYEPVKQTMFVFDRYENISYYNLRLNPERSVTENLATVEAVFKRQFPNLPFQYDFVDERYAQKFASEERVADLALVFTILAILISCLGLFGLTAFVAERRTKEIGVRKVLGARVSNIWMLLSKDFLQLVLIACLVAFPIAWWMMDGWIQKFTYRTTITWFIFAAAGLGALTITVITVSFQAVRAATQNPVKSLRTE from the coding sequence ATGTTGCGTAACTATTTCAAAATCGCCTGGCGGAATCTCTGGAAGAACAAGGTGTATTCCGGGATCAACATTATTGGGTTAGCTGCCGGCATGGCCGTCACCCTGCTGATCGGGTTGTGGGTTACGGACGAACTGGATTACAATTCGCATTTCCCGAACCGGGACCGGATTGCGCAGTTCTACCAGACCCAGACCTTCAACGGGAAGCAGGGAACCGGCTCTGCCATCCCCCGGCCGCTGGAATTTGCCATCCGGGAAAGTTACAACCAGTACTTTGAGCATATCGTCATGTCCTCCTGGCAAATCCCGTATTACCTGGAGGTAGGCGACAAGAAAATCAGCCGGGAGGGCAATGCTATGCAGGAAGGGGCCGTGGACATGCTCTCCCTGGAAATTCTGCAAGGTGATCCGGCCGGGCTGAAGGAACCGAGCTCCATTATGCTTTCCGAGTCCGCGGCTACGGCATTGTTCGGGGACCAGGATCCTGTGGGCCAAATCCTGCGCCTGAACAGCGAACACGACATGCAGGTGACCGCGGTGTACCGGGATATCCCGAACAACACCAACTTCGGCGACATGGACTACCTGATCCCCTGGAAATTCTATGCAGAAAGCCAGGCATGGATCCGCAATGCCATGGATTCCTGGGGCAATAACTCCTTCCAGCTCTTTGTGCAATTGAAAGAGGGGATCGACATGGCCGACGCTTCAGAAGGCATCCGCAATGCAAAATACGACCGGGTAACCGACGAGGGACGCACCTTCAATCCGCAACTCATGCTGCTGCCCATGACCGATTGGTACTTGCGCGGACAGTTCGAGAACGGGGTGCAGAGCGGCGGACGCATCGAATACGTCTGGCTCTTTGCCTGGATCGGCCTATTTGTACTGATCCTGGCCTGTATCAATTTCATGAACCTCAGCACGGCCCGTTCCGAAAAACGGGCAAGGGAGGTAGGCATCCGCAAATCCATCGGTTCCTCCCGCGGGCAGATCATCCGGCAATTCCTGGGGGAATCCCTGCTGACCTCGGCCATCGCTTTTGTGCTGGCCGTGGCGATCGTGCTGATCTCCCTGGGCGGATTTAACCAGCTCACCGCCAAGGAAATCAGTTTTCCCTGGGGGAATAGCCTGTTCTGGACATCCTCCCTGGCCTTCATTATCCTGACTGCCCTATTGGCCGGAAGTTATCCGGCACTCTACCTGTCATCCTTCCAACCGGTTAAAGTCCTCAAGGGGACCTTCCGCGCCGGTCGCTTTTCCGCCCTGCCGCGAAAAATCCTGGTCGTTACCCAGTTTACCATTTCGGTGGCCCTGATTATCGGTACCCTGGTAATCATGAAGCAAATACACCATGCCAAGAACCGCCCCATGGGCTACAATACCAGCGGGCTCATCCAGATTCCTGTGATGAGCCAGGACTTCTCCGGAAAATACGACCTGATGCGGAACGAATTCAAAACCTCGGGTGCCGTGGTGGAAATGTCTGCATCCAGCAGCCCGACCACTTCGGTGTGGTCCAACCGATCCGGGTTTACCTGGGAAGGCAAGGACCCCGGTTTCCAGGAAGATTTTGCCTGGGTAGCCATTACGCCAGAGTACGCTTCCAGCATGGGACTGAAAATAACCCGGGGACGGGACCTGTCCAGGGATTTCGCCACGGATTCCCTGGGGGTACTCCTCAACGAGACGGCCGTGGAATATATGGGGGTACAGGATCCCATCGGCATGCTCATCCGGGACGACGATGACGAAGACCCGGACCCGCCCCTGACCGTGGTCGGCGTAGTAGAAGACATGATCATGCAATCCCCCTACGAACCGGTGAAGCAGACGATGTTCGTATTTGACCGATACGAAAACATCAGCTATTACAACCTGAGGTTAAACCCCGAGCGAAGCGTTACGGAAAACCTGGCCACCGTGGAGGCGGTATTCAAACGCCAGTTCCCGAACCTGCCCTTCCAGTACGACTTCGTGGATGAGCGGTATGCACAGAAATTTGCTTCCGAGGAACGCGTTGCCGACCTGGCCCTGGTATTCACCATCCTGGCCATCCTGATCAGCTGCCTGGGCCTCTTTGGGTTGACCGCCTTTGTCGCAGAGCGGCGCACCAAGGAAATCGGGGTGCGGAAGGTCCTCGGAGCCCGTGTTAGCAATATCTGGATGCTGCTCTCCAAGGACTTCCTGCAACTCGTACTGATCGCCTGCCTGGTGGCTTTCCCAATTGCCTGGTGGATGATGGACGGCTGGATTCAGAAGTTCACCTACCGGACGACCATCACCTGGTTCATCTTTGCAGCCGCCGGCCTGGGGGCCCTGACCATCACCGTAATCACCGTGAGTTTCCAGGCGGTCCGGGCGGCCACGCAAAACCCGGTCAAAAGCCTTCGCACCGAATAA
- a CDS encoding ABC transporter permease, giving the protein MIRNYLKIAWRNLKKNQVFSFINIFGLSLGLACFVLIALYVSDELRYDRHHEFADRIYRVDSDIRMGGTDLSLSVTSDPMGETLKAEFPQVLEYVRIYNNTGAKLIRRGSEFIQEEQVAHADSTLFDLFTLPVIAGQGSHALNAPNTVVISESAASRYFGSPQAAVGQVLETNDPGDGNYQVTAVFEDIPEQSHFHFDFFFSMQNVSYNWGNYGSHNFHTYLLLAEGADPADFPEKFEQIIVEYLSPLLRDFMDTDLESFRQSGNRIEYSLMPLTDIHLQSDRSFELEPNGNIQNVYIFGLAALFVLVIACVNFMNLSTARSAGRAREVGIRKTLGSRKPALVGQFLTESTLLAALALALALGLCALAMPWFNDLSGKSLVISDLWRPGYLLFLLLLPFVVGILAGLYPAFFLAAFNPVRVLKGGGATGNAESRFRNALVVFQFAVSIILIIGTLVIYNQLEFIRNMRIGFDKEQVVVVETDGIPGSSRETFKNEAAELAGVHAATFGGYLPVANSSRGDTTFSMDPVMTEDNVFNMQIWRSDFDYIPTLGMELLQGRNFSREFGTDSTALIINERAAKILGVDNPVGEQLYTQSPDMSEPLIFTIIGVVRDFNFESLRQNVGPLAIRLGRNDWVTAFRVDPQGLESTLAQIEARYREVAPGMPFTYTFLDESFDQMYRQEQRMGQVALSFAVLAILIACLGLFGLVTYVAEQRTREIGIRKVLGASLGNILGLLSRDFLKLVLIAFVIGSPVAWWAMHSWLEDFAYRVPIGAWIFLATGGAALGIALLTVAFKAVRAALANPVKSLRTE; this is encoded by the coding sequence ATGATCCGCAACTATCTAAAAATCGCCTGGAGGAACCTGAAAAAAAACCAGGTGTTTTCCTTTATCAATATTTTCGGGTTGTCCCTGGGACTGGCCTGTTTTGTGCTGATCGCACTCTATGTCTCGGACGAACTGAGATACGATCGCCACCACGAATTTGCCGACCGCATTTACCGCGTGGATTCCGATATCCGGATGGGGGGCACGGACCTGAGCCTGTCCGTCACATCCGATCCGATGGGCGAAACCCTCAAAGCGGAATTTCCCCAGGTGTTGGAGTACGTTCGAATCTACAACAATACGGGGGCCAAGCTCATCCGCAGGGGTTCGGAGTTCATCCAGGAGGAACAGGTGGCCCATGCAGATTCAACGCTGTTTGATTTGTTTACCCTCCCGGTAATAGCCGGACAGGGGTCCCATGCCCTGAATGCGCCGAACACCGTGGTGATCTCCGAATCTGCCGCCAGTCGGTATTTCGGGAGTCCCCAGGCAGCCGTGGGCCAGGTGCTGGAAACCAATGACCCGGGCGATGGAAATTACCAGGTTACGGCCGTATTCGAGGATATTCCTGAACAATCTCATTTCCATTTTGACTTTTTCTTTTCCATGCAGAACGTCTCCTACAATTGGGGGAATTACGGGAGCCACAATTTTCATACTTACCTGCTGCTGGCCGAAGGGGCCGACCCGGCAGACTTTCCGGAGAAATTTGAACAAATCATTGTGGAATACCTCTCCCCGCTTCTAAGGGACTTTATGGATACGGACCTGGAATCTTTCCGCCAAAGCGGGAACCGGATTGAGTATTCCCTGATGCCGCTTACGGACATCCATCTGCAATCTGACCGGAGTTTCGAATTGGAGCCGAATGGCAACATCCAGAACGTCTATATCTTTGGCTTGGCTGCCCTGTTTGTGCTGGTCATCGCCTGCGTAAATTTTATGAACCTCTCCACGGCGCGATCTGCAGGTCGGGCCCGGGAAGTCGGAATCCGCAAAACACTCGGCTCCCGCAAACCCGCCCTGGTGGGCCAGTTCCTCACGGAATCCACGCTGCTGGCCGCCCTCGCGCTGGCACTGGCCCTGGGCCTCTGCGCCCTGGCAATGCCCTGGTTCAACGACCTGTCCGGTAAATCCCTGGTAATTTCCGACCTGTGGCGCCCCGGATACCTGCTTTTCTTGCTCCTTTTGCCATTTGTGGTGGGTATCCTGGCCGGGCTGTATCCTGCATTTTTCCTGGCGGCTTTCAACCCGGTGCGCGTATTAAAAGGCGGTGGGGCAACCGGAAACGCAGAATCCCGGTTCCGGAATGCCCTGGTAGTCTTCCAGTTTGCGGTTTCCATCATCCTGATAATCGGAACATTGGTAATCTATAACCAGCTGGAATTTATCCGAAATATGCGAATCGGCTTTGACAAAGAACAGGTGGTGGTCGTGGAAACGGACGGGATTCCCGGATCCAGCCGGGAGACTTTCAAAAACGAGGCGGCTGAACTCGCCGGGGTGCATGCTGCCACTTTCGGGGGATACCTGCCTGTGGCCAATTCTTCCCGGGGGGACACCACCTTCTCCATGGATCCGGTGATGACGGAGGACAACGTTTTCAATATGCAGATTTGGCGGTCGGATTTTGACTACATCCCCACCCTGGGGATGGAGCTGCTCCAGGGCCGGAATTTCTCGCGTGAATTCGGGACGGATTCCACGGCGCTGATCATCAACGAGCGGGCAGCTAAAATCCTTGGTGTGGATAACCCGGTGGGGGAACAACTCTATACACAATCCCCGGATATGTCGGAGCCTTTGATATTTACAATAATCGGCGTAGTCCGGGATTTCAATTTCGAATCGCTGCGGCAGAATGTCGGCCCCCTGGCTATCCGCCTTGGCAGGAACGATTGGGTAACTGCCTTCCGTGTCGATCCGCAGGGCCTGGAATCAACCCTGGCGCAAATCGAAGCGAGGTACCGGGAAGTGGCCCCCGGCATGCCGTTCACCTACACCTTCCTTGACGAATCTTTTGACCAGATGTACCGACAGGAGCAGCGAATGGGACAGGTAGCCCTGAGCTTTGCCGTACTGGCCATCCTGATTGCATGCCTGGGCCTGTTTGGGCTGGTCACTTACGTGGCGGAGCAGCGGACCCGGGAAATCGGTATCCGCAAAGTGCTGGGCGCATCCCTCGGGAATATCCTGGGGTTGCTCTCCCGCGATTTCCTCAAACTCGTACTGATCGCATTTGTTATCGGCAGCCCGGTTGCCTGGTGGGCAATGCATTCCTGGCTGGAAGACTTTGCGTATCGCGTCCCCATTGGGGCCTGGATCTTTCTCGCAACCGGCGGGGCGGCCCTGGGGATTGCCCTGCTCACCGTGGCATTCAAAGCCGTCCGTGCGGCCCTGGCAAATCCCGTAAAAAGTTTGCGCACTGAATAA
- a CDS encoding ABC transporter ATP-binding protein, with protein sequence MLLQLENIYKWVQQAGNRIYLLKHLNLEVAEGEFLSVMGPSGSGKSTLLNVIGLLDNFDEGAYYFQGQAVHEMRDKQRARLQKDHISFVFQAYHLIDELTVYENIETPLLYQKVPSPERKALVGDILDRFNIVGKKDLFPSQLSGGQQQLVGVARALISKPKLLLADEPTGNLNSRQSKEIMDLFRELNQDGTTILQATHSEFNASYGSRILHLLDGSWTDNPEL encoded by the coding sequence ATGTTGCTACAACTCGAAAATATCTATAAGTGGGTCCAGCAGGCGGGAAACCGGATCTACTTGCTCAAACACCTGAACCTGGAAGTAGCTGAAGGGGAATTCCTTTCGGTTATGGGGCCATCCGGCTCGGGGAAATCCACCCTGCTCAATGTCATCGGGTTGCTCGACAATTTCGATGAGGGTGCCTATTACTTCCAGGGCCAGGCAGTACACGAGATGCGGGACAAGCAGCGGGCCCGCTTGCAGAAGGACCACATAAGTTTTGTCTTCCAGGCCTACCACCTGATCGACGAGCTGACGGTTTACGAGAACATCGAGACCCCGCTTCTGTATCAAAAGGTACCGTCCCCTGAGCGGAAAGCGCTGGTTGGCGACATCCTCGACCGCTTCAACATAGTGGGTAAAAAAGACCTGTTCCCCAGCCAGCTCAGCGGGGGCCAGCAGCAGCTCGTCGGTGTGGCCAGGGCCCTGATCTCAAAACCGAAACTGTTGCTCGCGGACGAACCGACCGGCAACCTGAATTCCCGCCAGAGCAAGGAAATCATGGACCTGTTCCGGGAACTCAACCAGGACGGTACCACCATCCTCCAGGCCACCCATTCCGAATTCAACGCCTCCTACGGCAGCCGCATCCTGCACCTGCTCGATGGAAGCTGGACCGATAATCCCGAATTATGA